The Gymnogyps californianus isolate 813 chromosome 5, ASM1813914v2, whole genome shotgun sequence genome contains a region encoding:
- the FGF19 gene encoding fibroblast growth factor 19: MGPRPAARPAALALLGLAAAAASLPLPDAGPHVNYGWGEPIRLRHLYTASKHGLFSCFLRIGGDGRVDAAGSQSPQSLLEIRAVAVRTVAIKGVRSSRYLCMDEAGRLHGQLRYSTEDCSFEEEIRPDGYNVYKSKKYGISVSLSSAKQRQQFKGKDFLPLSHFLPMINTVPVESTDFGEYGDYSQAFEPEVYSSPLETDSMDPFGITSKLSPVKSPSFQK; the protein is encoded by the exons ATGgggccgcgccccgccgcccgccccgccgccctgGCGCTGCTGGGtctcgccgccgccgccgcctctctGCCGCTGCCCGACGCCGGTCCGCACGTTAACTACGGCTGGGGGGAACCGATCCGGCTCCGGCACCTCTATACCGCCAGCAAGCACGGgctcttcagctgctttctgcGGATCGGCGGCGACGGCCGGGTGGACGCCGCCGGTAGCCAGAGCCCGCAGA GTCTGCTGGAGATCCGCGCCGTGGCGGTGCGCACCGTGGCCATCAAGGGCGTGCGGAGCTCCCGTTACCTCTGCATGGACGAGGCGGGGCGGCTGCACGGGCAG CTCAGGTATTCCACTGAGGATTGTTCCTTTGAAGAGGAGATTCGTCCAGATGGCTACAATGTATATAAATCAAAAAAATACGGAATATCGGTGTCTTTGAGTAGTGCCAAGCAAAGACAACAGttcaaaggaaaagattttcttccACTATCTCACTTCTTACCTATGATCAACACTGTGCCCGTGGAGTCAACAGACTTTGGTGAATACGGTGATTACAGCCAGGCCTTTGAACCAGAGGTGTACTCCTCGCCTCTCGAAACGGACAGCATGGACCCCTTTGGCATCACCTCCAAACTGTCGCCGGTGAAGAGCCCGAGCTTTCAGAAATGA
- the LTO1 gene encoding protein LTO1 homolog — protein sequence MAAAPASSDMFDEIVMAEERFHGEGYQEGYAEGSHVGVVEGRRYGSLHGAKIGSEIGCYLGFALTWQCLLQKCTDEKNCKKIRALDSLIGMIQKFPYEDPTYDKLQEDLEKIRGKFKQVCSMLNIQSDFRIGTERSSLTF from the exons ATGGCGGCCGCGCCTGCGAGCTCGGACATGTTTGATGAGATCGTGATGGCCGAGGAGAG GTTTCATGGTGAGGGGTATCAGGAGGGCTATGCTGAAGGCAGTCACGTTGGAGTTGTTGAGGGAAGGAGGTATGGATCGCTGCATGGTGCCAAGATCGGGTCTGAG ATTGGCTGCTACCTTGGGTTTGCTCTGACGTGGCAGTGTCTGCTCCAGAAATGCACGGATGAAAAGAACTg caaaaagaTAAGGGCTCTGGATTCATTAATAGGGATGATTCAGAAATTCCCATATGAAGACCCCACTTATGATAAGCTGCAAGAAGATCTGgaaaaaatcagaggaaaatttAAGCAG GTTTGTTCAATGCTAAATATTCAGTCTGATTTTAGAATCGGTACTGAAAGATCTTCACTAACATTTTGA
- the CCND1 gene encoding G1/S-specific cyclin-D1, whose translation MEHQLLCCEVETIRRAYLDANLLNDRVLQTMLKAEETCSPSVSYFKCVQKEILPYMRKIVATWMLEVCEEQKCEEEVFPLAMNYLDRFLSFEPLKKSRLQLLGATCMFVASKMKETIPLTAEKLCIYTDNSIRPDELLQMELLLVNKLKWNLAAMTPHDFIEHFLTKMPLAEDTKQIIRKHAQTFVALCATDIKFISNPPSMIAAGSVVAAVQGLHLGNTNTFLSYQCLTHFLSQVIKCDPDCLRACQEQIESLLESSLRQAQQHNVSSETKTVEDEADLSCTPTDVRDVNI comes from the exons ATGGAACATCAGCTGCTGTGCTGCGAGGTGGAGACCATCCGACGAGCCTACCTAGATGCCAACCTCCTCAATGACAGGGTGCTGCAGACAATGCTGAAGGCGGAGGAGACCTGCTCGCCCTCCGTCTCCTACTTCAAGTGCGTGCAGAAAGAAATCTTGCCATATATGAGGAAAATAGTTGCCACTTGGATGTTGGAG gTTTGCGAGGAGCAGAAGTGCGAAGAGGAAGTTTTCCCCTTGGCTATGAATTACTTGGACAGATTTTTGTCGTTTGAACCCCTCAAGAAAAGCCGATTGCAATTGCTCGGAGCTACCTGCATGTTTGTGGCTTCAAAAATGAAGGAAACTATTCCTCTGACCGCAGAAAAACTGTGCATTTATACAGATAACTCCATCAGACCCGACGAATTACTG CAAATGGAGCTGCTTCTGGTGAATAAGCTGAAATGGAATCTGGCTGCAATGACCCCCCACGATTTCATTGAACATTTCCTTACTAAAATGCCTCTGGCAGAGGACACCAAGCAGATCATCCGTAAACATGCTCAGACTTTTGTGGCTCTGTGCGCTACAG atattaaatttatttcaaaccCACCTTCCATGATCGCAGCTGGCAGTGTGGTAGCAGCTGTGCAAGGCCTGCATCTGGGGAACACTAACACTTTCCTCTCCTATCAATGCCTCACACATTTCCTATCACAAGTTATCAAATGTGATCCG GATTGTTTACGAGCCTGCCAAGAACAGATTGAATCCCTCCTTGAATCCAGTCTACGTCAGGCACAGCAGCACAACGTATCTTCAGAAACAAAGACTGTAGAGGATGAAGCAGACCTTTCCTGCACACCTACTGATGTGCGAGATGTGAACATTTAA